Proteins from one Panicum virgatum strain AP13 chromosome 7K, P.virgatum_v5, whole genome shotgun sequence genomic window:
- the LOC120640231 gene encoding uncharacterized protein LOC120640231: MALAEQREEEKWEQLMASVDLLFARVGSIDRNQQQINAQLDLSAQVMERVLQDQQTLAKQMELTGQVVAWKYHLLNIATLIGLTQIITVSPITMHNTGMDQVYFVTQFIEGLKPELRAGVQSQVPEDMRKYAVEYMDKGSLIKLHGVQPSPLAVSPVSATKLMKLHKGNDVWALAMVHLSTPSDSNQPEEVKSLLQEFEDVFSKPSSLPPKRPYDHTIPLLPDAVPVNSKPYRYSPMHKDKIERQVRELLAAGLITHIEKWRSYLQRQEFLIRTDHKSLSYLTEQNIHSDLQRKAMTRLMGLQFKVVYKKGIDNTAADALSRVGHLMALQAVSEATPLWIQEVLNSYYTDSEAQSLLQSLAIHSPNAQGYYLDNGIIKKDNHIWLANNSALRTKVIYAFHSSPIGGHSGITITYHKVKQLFFWKGMRQQVEDFVKQCGICQQAKHEH; the protein is encoded by the exons ATGGCTTTGGCGGAGCAGCGTGAGGAGGAAAAGTGGGAGCAACTCATGGCGAGCGTGGATCTCCTATTTGCCAGAGTTGGCTCAATTGATCGCAACCAACAGCAGATCAACGCTCAGTTGGATTTGAGTGCTCAGGTGATGGAGCGTGTGCTGCAGGACCAACAAACTCTGGCCAAGCAGATGGAGCTTACCGGCCAAGTGGTGGCTT GGAAGTACCACCTCCTGAACATCGCGACTCTCATCGGTCTCACTCAGATCATCACAGTTTCTCCC ATTACTATGCACAATACAGGAATGGACCAGGTGTATTTTGTCACTCAGTTCATCGAAGGACTTAAACCTGAATTGAGAGCTGGGGTGCAGTCTCAAGTCCCTGAAGATATGAGGAAG TATGCTGTGGAATATATGGACAAAGGCAGTCTGATCAAGTTGCACGGGGTACAACCATCTCCATTAGCTGTCTCCCCTGTGTCAGCTACTAAGTTGATGAAGCTTCACAAAGGAAATGATGTCTGGGCATTGGCTATGGTCCACTTGTCTACTCCATCAGACAGTAATCAACCTGAGGAAGTCAAATCTTTACTACAAGAATTTGAAGATGTGTTCTCCAAGCCATCTAGCCTCCCACCTAAGAGGCCTTATGATCATACTATCCCATTACTTCCAGATGCAGTGCCAGTGAACTCTAAGCCTTACAGATATTCTCCTATGCACAAAGATAAGATAGAGAGGCAAGTCAGGGAACTGTTGGCAGCTGGACTGATCACCCACA TTGAGAAATGGAGGTCATATTTGCAAAGACAAGAGTTCCTCATAAGAACTGATCACAAGAGTTTATCCTACTTGACAGAACAGAATATACACTCTGATCTACAGAGGAAGGCTATGACACGGCTGATGGGGTTACAATTTAAAGTGGTCTATAAAAAGGGAATTGATAATACAGCTGCAGATGCATTATCTAGAGTGGGGCACTTGATGGCACTACAAGCAGTATCTGAGGCAACTCCACTATGGATTCAGGAGGTGCTGAACTCCTACTATACAGATTCTGAAGCTCAATCCTTACTGCAGTCCCTTGCCATTCATTCTCCCAATGCTCAGGGCTACTATCTGGACAATGGAATCATCAAGAAGGACAACCATATCTGGCTTGCCAATAATTCTGCTCTTAGAACCAAAGTCATTTATGCATTTCATTCTAGTCCCATTGGAGGCCATTCTGGTATTACTATCACTTATCACAAGGTGAAACAGCTGTTCTTTTGGAAGGGCATGCGCCAACAGGTGGAGGATTTTGTCAAACAATGCGGCATTTGTCAGCAAGCTAAACATGAACATTGA
- the LOC120642577 gene encoding uncharacterized protein LOC120642577 produces the protein MTATSASPLGPARRAVRALTGSRARWRVATAAASARLIGAVRREVARAATGLGDELAFVARSTGDPRLSSPPDPSLGSHLTSVAPSITKLPPFLSHLPDHLRPQAPSRSKSSFLQVQCASATWTQSSSRNFYGDEFAP, from the exons ATGACAGCGACGTCCGCGTCGCCGCTCGGCCCCGCCCGCCGTGCCGTCCGCGCCCTCACCGGATCGCGTGCTCGATGGCgcgtggccaccgccgccgcctctgctcggcTGATCGGGGCAGTGCGGAGGGAGGtcgcgcgcgcggcgacggGCCTCGGTGACGAGCTCGCATTCGTCGCCCGCTCCACCGGTGACCCGCGCCTCAGCTCTCCCCCCGACCCCTCCCTTGGATCCCATCTCACCTCCGTGGCTCCGTCCATCACCaagctccctcccttcctctcccaTCTCCCAGATCATCTCCGGCCCCAAGCTCCCTCCCGTTCGAAGTCAAGT TTTCTGCAGGTTCAGTGTGCCTCCGCAACTTGGACGCAGAGCAGTTCAAGGAATTTCTATGGTGATGAATTTGCTCCTTGA
- the LOC120642459 gene encoding protein LOW PSII ACCUMULATION 1, chloroplastic isoform X3, with translation MAASLRSPPSISVSVPCAALGASLHSSLPFSRKPSLPCGRACRAGVRCSAANKPSPPPPTALDSSEVSSMARIRSEVLSPFRSVRMFFYLAFMASGALGGLIALTQLLPALSNPARAGGAAETLKGLGIDAAAVALFAFLYSRESKAKDAQVARLAREERLSRLKLRAGAGDGSGRPLALGELRGTARLVIVAGPGEFVAESFRRSQPLLRELAERAVLAVPFATDGNAPELRVDEGVVVVVDDDLARRSRRLWQLRPVYTTEWAHFLCLMICRWLDDQKKLAGVPPDSPVYLSLRMDGRVRGSGEGYPPWQAFVAQLPPVKGLWSGLLDGMDGRVL, from the exons ATGGCGGCGTCTCTCCGGTCTCCCCCCTCCATCTCCGTCTCCGTCCCGTGCGCTGCCCTCGGCGCCTCGCTTCACTCCTCGCTGCCGTTTTCCCGCAAGCCATCGCTCCCCTGCGGCAGAGCATGCCGCGCCGGCgtccgctgctccgccgcgaacaagccctcccctcctccccccaCCGCCCTGGACAGCAGCGAGGTaag CTCCATGGCGAGGATACGGAGTGAGGTGCTGTCCCCGTTCCGGTCGGTGCGGATGTTCTTCTACCTCGCGTTCATGGCCAGCGGCGCGCTGGGCGGGCTCATCGCGCTCACGCAGCTCCTCCCCGCGCTGTCCAACCCtgcgagggccggcggcgccgccgagacGCTCAAGGGCCTGGGCATCGACGCCGCTGCCGTCGCGCTCTTCGCCTTCCTCTACTCGCGCGAGAGCAAGGCCAAGGACGCCCAGGTGGCCAGGCTCGCGCGGGAGGAGCGCCTGTCCAGGCTCAagctccgcgccggcgccggggacggCAGCGGCAGGCCGCTCGCGCTCGGCGAGCTGCGCGGCACCGCGCGGCTCGTCATCGTGGCGGGGCCCGGGGAGTTCGTCGCCGAGTCGTTCCGCCGGAGCCAGCCGCTCCTGAGAGAGCTCGCGGAGAGGGCCGTGCTGGCGGTGCCCTTCGCCACGGACGGGAACGCGCCCGAGCTCCGGGTCGACgagggcgtcgtcgtcgtcgtcgacgacgaCCTTGCCaggaggagcagaaggctcTGGCAGCTCAGGCCGGTGTACACCACCGAATGGGCACA CTTCTTGTGCCTGATGATTTGCAGATGGTTAGACGATCAGAAGAAGCTGGCCGGCGTGCCGCCTGATTCCCCCGT GTACCTCTCGCTCCGGATGGACGGGCGCGtccgcggcagcggcgagggatACCCGCCATGGCAAGCGTTCGTGGCGCAGCTGCCGCCGGTGAAAGGGTTGTGGTCGGGCCTTCttgacgggatggacggcaggGTGCTCTAG
- the LOC120642459 gene encoding protein LOW PSII ACCUMULATION 1, chloroplastic isoform X1 has translation MARIRSEVLSPFRSVRMFFYLAFMASGALGGLIALTQLLPALSNPARAGGAAETLKGLGIDAAAVALFAFLYSRESKAKDAQVARLAREERLSRLKLRAGAGDGSGRPLALGELRGTARLVIVAGPGEFVAESFRRSQPLLRELAERAVLAVPFATDGNAPELRVDEGVVVVVDDDLARRSRRLWQLRPVYTTEWAQWLDDQKKLAGVPPDSPVYLSLRMDGRVRGSGEGYPPWQAFVAQLPPVKGLWSGLLDGMDGRVL, from the exons ATGGCGAGGATACGGAGTGAGGTGCTGTCCCCGTTCCGGTCGGTGCGGATGTTCTTCTACCTCGCGTTCATGGCCAGCGGCGCGCTGGGCGGGCTCATCGCGCTCACGCAGCTCCTCCCCGCGCTGTCCAACCCtgcgagggccggcggcgccgccgagacGCTCAAGGGCCTGGGCATCGACGCCGCTGCCGTCGCGCTCTTCGCCTTCCTCTACTCGCGCGAGAGCAAGGCCAAGGACGCCCAGGTGGCCAGGCTCGCGCGGGAGGAGCGCCTGTCCAGGCTCAagctccgcgccggcgccggggacggCAGCGGCAGGCCGCTCGCGCTCGGCGAGCTGCGCGGCACCGCGCGGCTCGTCATCGTGGCGGGGCCCGGGGAGTTCGTCGCCGAGTCGTTCCGCCGGAGCCAGCCGCTCCTGAGAGAGCTCGCGGAGAGGGCCGTGCTGGCGGTGCCCTTCGCCACGGACGGGAACGCGCCCGAGCTCCGGGTCGACgagggcgtcgtcgtcgtcgtcgacgacgaCCTTGCCaggaggagcagaaggctcTGGCAGCTCAGGCCGGTGTACACCACCGAATGGGCACA ATGGTTAGACGATCAGAAGAAGCTGGCCGGCGTGCCGCCTGATTCCCCCGT GTACCTCTCGCTCCGGATGGACGGGCGCGtccgcggcagcggcgagggatACCCGCCATGGCAAGCGTTCGTGGCGCAGCTGCCGCCGGTGAAAGGGTTGTGGTCGGGCCTTCttgacgggatggacggcaggGTGCTCTAG
- the LOC120642459 gene encoding protein LOW PSII ACCUMULATION 1, chloroplastic isoform X4 yields the protein MAASLRSPPSISVSVPCAALGASLHSSLPFSRKPSLPCGRACRAGVRCSAANKPSPPPPTALDSSEVSSMARIRSEVLSPFRSVRMFFYLAFMASGALGGLIALTQLLPALSNPARAGGAAETLKGLGIDAAAVALFAFLYSRESKAKDAQVARLAREERLSRLKLRAGAGDGSGRPLALGELRGTARLVIVAGPGEFVAESFRRSQPLLRELAERAVLAVPFATDGNAPELRVDEGVVVVVDDDLARRSRRLWQLRPVYTTEWAQWLDDQKKLAGVPPDSPVYLSLRMDGRVRGSGEGYPPWQAFVAQLPPVKGLWSGLLDGMDGRVL from the exons ATGGCGGCGTCTCTCCGGTCTCCCCCCTCCATCTCCGTCTCCGTCCCGTGCGCTGCCCTCGGCGCCTCGCTTCACTCCTCGCTGCCGTTTTCCCGCAAGCCATCGCTCCCCTGCGGCAGAGCATGCCGCGCCGGCgtccgctgctccgccgcgaacaagccctcccctcctccccccaCCGCCCTGGACAGCAGCGAGGTaag CTCCATGGCGAGGATACGGAGTGAGGTGCTGTCCCCGTTCCGGTCGGTGCGGATGTTCTTCTACCTCGCGTTCATGGCCAGCGGCGCGCTGGGCGGGCTCATCGCGCTCACGCAGCTCCTCCCCGCGCTGTCCAACCCtgcgagggccggcggcgccgccgagacGCTCAAGGGCCTGGGCATCGACGCCGCTGCCGTCGCGCTCTTCGCCTTCCTCTACTCGCGCGAGAGCAAGGCCAAGGACGCCCAGGTGGCCAGGCTCGCGCGGGAGGAGCGCCTGTCCAGGCTCAagctccgcgccggcgccggggacggCAGCGGCAGGCCGCTCGCGCTCGGCGAGCTGCGCGGCACCGCGCGGCTCGTCATCGTGGCGGGGCCCGGGGAGTTCGTCGCCGAGTCGTTCCGCCGGAGCCAGCCGCTCCTGAGAGAGCTCGCGGAGAGGGCCGTGCTGGCGGTGCCCTTCGCCACGGACGGGAACGCGCCCGAGCTCCGGGTCGACgagggcgtcgtcgtcgtcgtcgacgacgaCCTTGCCaggaggagcagaaggctcTGGCAGCTCAGGCCGGTGTACACCACCGAATGGGCACA ATGGTTAGACGATCAGAAGAAGCTGGCCGGCGTGCCGCCTGATTCCCCCGT GTACCTCTCGCTCCGGATGGACGGGCGCGtccgcggcagcggcgagggatACCCGCCATGGCAAGCGTTCGTGGCGCAGCTGCCGCCGGTGAAAGGGTTGTGGTCGGGCCTTCttgacgggatggacggcaggGTGCTCTAG
- the LOC120642459 gene encoding uncharacterized protein LOC120642459 isoform X2, which produces MRAEMQVHNSTRMDAAGCVRPRLCPCCCDSRHKTKQRLEDEIVPLSVSETRTRRSGLHSAGAGKHAVLPSPRWRRLSGLPPPSPSPSRALPSAPRFTPRCRFPASHRSPAAEHAAPASAAPPRTSPPLLPPPPWTAASSMARIRSEVLSPFRSVRMFFYLAFMASGALGGLIALTQLLPALSNPARAGGAAETLKGLGIDAAAVALFAFLYSRESKAKDAQVARLAREERLSRLKLRAGAGDGSGRPLALGELRGTARLVIVAGPGEFVAESFRRSQPLLRELAERAVLAVPFATDGNAPELRVDEGVVVVVDDDLARRSRRLWQLRPVYTTEWAQYDETR; this is translated from the exons ATGCGTGCTGAAATGCAGGTGCACAACAGCACAAGAATGGATGCGGCTGGCTGCGTAAGGCCCAGGCTCTGTCCTTGCTGTTGCGATTcccgccacaaaaccaagcagcgGTTGGAGGATGAAATCGTACCACTATCCGTCAGCGAGACGCGGACCAGACGCTCTGGTCTGCACTCGGCCGGGGCAGGCAAGCACGCAGTCCTGCCGTCCCCGAGATGGCGGCGTCTCTCCGGTCTCCCCCCTCCATCTCCGTCTCCGTCCCGTGCGCTGCCCTCGGCGCCTCGCTTCACTCCTCGCTGCCGTTTTCCCGCAAGCCATCGCTCCCCTGCGGCAGAGCATGCCGCGCCGGCgtccgctgctccgccgcgaacaagccctcccctcctccccccaCCGCCCTGGACAGCAGCGAG CTCCATGGCGAGGATACGGAGTGAGGTGCTGTCCCCGTTCCGGTCGGTGCGGATGTTCTTCTACCTCGCGTTCATGGCCAGCGGCGCGCTGGGCGGGCTCATCGCGCTCACGCAGCTCCTCCCCGCGCTGTCCAACCCtgcgagggccggcggcgccgccgagacGCTCAAGGGCCTGGGCATCGACGCCGCTGCCGTCGCGCTCTTCGCCTTCCTCTACTCGCGCGAGAGCAAGGCCAAGGACGCCCAGGTGGCCAGGCTCGCGCGGGAGGAGCGCCTGTCCAGGCTCAagctccgcgccggcgccggggacggCAGCGGCAGGCCGCTCGCGCTCGGCGAGCTGCGCGGCACCGCGCGGCTCGTCATCGTGGCGGGGCCCGGGGAGTTCGTCGCCGAGTCGTTCCGCCGGAGCCAGCCGCTCCTGAGAGAGCTCGCGGAGAGGGCCGTGCTGGCGGTGCCCTTCGCCACGGACGGGAACGCGCCCGAGCTCCGGGTCGACgagggcgtcgtcgtcgtcgtcgacgacgaCCTTGCCaggaggagcagaaggctcTGGCAGCTCAGGCCGGTGTACACCACCGAATGGGCACAGTACGACGAAACACGCTGA